Sequence from the Candidatus Methanoperedens sp. genome:
TTCCTGCTGGGAATATGCGGCGCAACTTATCTTGCGGCTGGATTGTGGTCAAGGTCTCTAAAAGGCTCCAATAGCTGGAAATACCTCTCAATTTCAATGGTATTGTTTGTTTTCTGGAATATAATCGGAGCGTTCGGTATTTTGCTGGATGTTATAAAAGTCCAGAATTCCATAAACGATGTTTCAGTATCCCCGGAAGGATTGGATTTATTTTCATACATAGTCAAAGTTCTTGACCCCCTGTTAGAGGTCATTGTTTTCATCATATTATTATTCGGACTTCGAAAAATAATTAGTGCAATGAGGACAAAGCCATGGACTGTGTTTAGCAAAGATGAAGAGGAGATTGAATAATGAACGAAGATTTCTTTATCGTCCTGAATTCAGTCGCATCAATGATAGTTATAATCTGCAGTGTCTTATCATTTCAGTTACTTGTGGGAATTTCAAGAGAATTGAAGGGCTTGAAAACCATGGATGTTATGTGGAAAAATTTTATTATAATGATAAATCTTTTCATATTACTGGGTATCACAAGAGCCGTAGGTTCTATCGGGACTGTAATTTTCGAGGGATTTCATCCGGTATTTGAAGCCCTGTTATCTGTAACTCTAATATTGTTCTTCGTGTTTGCAATTCAATTATCCATATCCATAGAGGAGATCACCGAATAAAATGGGCAAGATATTATCTGAAGAAGAAAGAAGACATATGCTCGAAAAGCTGGAGAGCAAGATAGTTGCCACGCGATTCATGACTTTGAAATACATTACTTCTTCGATAAACCAGGATAAAGTGGATTTTGCTAAAATGGATATGGAATTACCTGAATTCAGCAAGAGCCTGGTAAGAATAATTGAACAACTGGCTGAAAAAGACACTGAAGAAATGGTAAAACGCGAAGCTGCTGTTTGTCTTGAGAACCTGAAAAAGAAGCTGAATCCTGCTCTTATGCAGGACGTACCCATGTGTACTGCATGCGGTGAACGTGTGGTTGTATCGTATCGTTTCTGTACAAAATGCGGTGTCGAACTTAAAGGTCAAAAATGGGCATCTACTTACAAAACGTGTGAAAAATGCCAGAATGCTTATGACCCTAAATGGAATAATTGTTCATATTGCGGTAACCAGTTGATCAAAAAAGTTGAAGTAGCAAAAATCTGCGGGTTCTGTAAGAAAACCATTGAACCAAGCTGGTTGATGTGTCCGTACTGTGGTTCTAAGGTGAAACTTATCGCCGGTCAATAACATTAATATATCTTATAATCGTTATTCGCCTGATTGAAATGCCTGTTATTACATTATATTATGATGACCTGGAAGAACTATCGGGCCTTGATAAGGATACGGTTATTAAACGCATTCCCATGATGGGATGCGATATTGAACGAATAGAGGACGACCATGTTGATATCGAGTTCTTCCCCAACAGGCCTGATCTTTATAGCACTGAAGGCGTAGCCAGGGCGATCAAAGGATTCCTGGATATTGAAACGGGTCTTCGGGAATTCAATGTAAGTTCTTCGGGGATAACAATCACAAAAGACAATGAGATCAAAAATATCCGCCCGTATCTTGCCTGCGCCGTAGTCAGGGGGATGCGGTTCAATTCACGAAGCATAGAATCCCTTATGGCGCTCCAGGAATCATTGCACTGGGCTGTAGGCAGGAACAGGAAAAAAGTGTCCATTGGTGTACATGATATGGGAAAGTTGACGCCGCCTTTTAAGTACATCGCACAGGACCCGGAGTTCAAATTTACGCCGCTTGATTTCACTGAAGCCTTATCGATGCGTGATATTCTTGAAAAACATCCCAAAGGCATCAAATTTGCAAATCTTCTTGAAAAATTCGAAAAATTTCCACTTATTCTTGACTCGAACAATAATGTTCTCTCATTCCCGCCCATAATAAACGGAGAACTTACAAAAGTCACCCAGGGGACGACTGATCTTTTTATCGAGGTCACAGGTCTTGATCCTGCCGTATCAATTGCATTAAATATCGTTGTTGCTTCACTTGCAGAACGCGGCGGAATGATCGAATCAGTCCTGGTCGATGGGGAAATAGAGACGCCGGATATATCCCCGGGAATAATGGAACTTAAAAGTAATGAAGTAGCGGAACTTCTTGGATTTAAGCTTACTAATGAAGAAATTATCACCAGCCTGAAAAAGATACGGTACGGGGCGCAAATTTCAGGGAATTCAATTAGAGTATCAGTCCCGGCTTACCGCTCGGATATACTTCATAACTGCGATCTCATAGAAGATATCGCTATAGCATACGGTTTTGATAAGATAAAACCGGAGCTTCCATCAACTTCCACGACAGGCAGGTCACACCAGATATCAAAATCAAGAGATATGCTAAATGAAATAATGACCGGTCTTGGCTACCTGCAAGTAATGCCTTTCACCCTCACAAACGAAAGAATGCAATTCGATATGATGCGAAGGGAAAAAGCAAAGGGTATAACACATATTCTTTATCCCATAAGCGAAGACCATACGATCGTTCGCCCGGCGATATTGCCAAACCTTCTTGAGATACTTTCGATCAATAAGCACAGGGAGCTGCCGCAGCGAATTTATGAAGCCGGGGAAGTTGTTCTTGATTGCAGGACTTACCAGCGTCTTGGATGCGTTGCGATACACCCGCAGGCTAACTTTACGGAGATCCAGGCGATCGTTGACGCCGTTTTGAGGGAAAGACGGATAGGATACACGGTCGCAGAGTCGCACGATCCCGCATTCATTGAGGGAAGGTGCGCTGATGTCCTGATTAATAATGAAAAGGCCGGGGTATTCGGTGAGATCCATCCTGAGGTTATCTCAAACTTTGGGCTTGAGCATCCGATTATCGGATTTGAATTGAAAATATGATTCAATGGACTTTGCTGCTTCCACAAAAATCAGCGTGGTGGATGCAAGAATAAGGATTATACCCCAATCAGTAATGCCAAGAGGTATCGTGTTAAAAGGACCATTCAGGGACGGAGTATAAATAACCAGAAGCTGCAACAGGATCGTACTTGCAACAGCATAAATAAGCGTCCTGTTTGATAAAAGACCTATACTGAAAACACTGAGCCGCTCAGAGCGCCAGTTGAATGCATTGAACATCATTGAGATGACGATCAAAGTAAAAACCATTGTCTGTGCTTTCACAATTCCGGAATTATCAAGAGTCCACTTGAAAATAAAGAGTGCTTGCATTGCTATCAAAGCTCCAACTCCAGAGCTGTAAAGGATCACTCTTTTTGTAATTATCCCTTCATCCTGCTTCCTGGGAGGCTGCCTCATCAGCCCGATATCAGGATGTTCAACTGAAAGCGCCATGGGTGGAAGACCGTCGGTGATCAGGTTTATCCAGAGTATCTGGATAGCAATAAGCGGCATTGTTTGCCATGAAAGCATCGCAGTAAGTACAATAAGCACTTCCCCGATATGACATCCAAGCCCGTACAGTACAAAATTCTTGATGTTTTTGTATATATTTCTTCCTTCCTCAACCGCAGCTACAATGGATGCAAAATTGTCATCCGTAAGGATCATATCTGATGCATCCCTGCTGACCGCAGTTCCGGTTATCCCCATAGATATCCCAATATCCGCAGCCTTAAGGGCCGGCGCATCGTTTACACCATCACCTGTCATTGCCACAACATGCCCTTTCTTTTTTAATGCATCAATTATTCGCATTTTATGTGCGGGTGAAACTCTTGCATATACGGAAACTTTTTCAACAATATTATCAAGTTCTTTATCATCCAGGTTATCAAGTTTCACACCTGTCAGCACCATTTCCCCTTCTTCGAGCAGTCCTAAGTCCTTTGCAATAGCAGAGCCTGTGATTTCATGATCACCTGTTATCATGACGGTCTTTATCCCGGCCTTTTTGCATGTTGCAATTGCCTCTTTTACCTCTTCCCTTGGCGGATCGATCATACCTGCAAGCCCTGCAAAAATCATATCTTTCTCAGTGTCATTGTTAACCGGGTGGTTCTCTAAATGTTTGTATGAAAAAGCCATTACTCGAAGCGCCTTTTTCGCCATTATTTTGACGGTATCGTAAATCTTTTCTTTCCCTGCACTGTCAAGATCAACAACAGAGCCGTTATGATAAATGCGGGTGCATGAATCCAGTATTATTTCAGGTGCGCCTTTTGAATATGCATACAGCCCATCAGGTGTTTCACATATCGTTGTCATCATTTTGCGCTCTGATGAAAATGGGATCTCATCTTTGCGCCGAAATGTTTTTTCAATGTCCTGTTTGCGTATCCCGGCCTTTACAGCTGCAACAGCAAGTGCTCCTTCTGTGGGATCGCCTTTTATATGCCATACCGAATTTTCATTAATAAGCTCAGAATCGTTGCACAGGGCGCTTATCAGGAGCAATATTTTAAGATCATTGTATTTTTCCGGATCAATTTTCCGGTTACCTTCAAGAAAATATCCCTCTGGTTCATAACCCGCACCTGTGACTTCAAGCATTCTGCCATCAACAAAAATATTTGTGACCGTCATTTCATCATGGGTTAGCGTTCCTGTTTTATCGGAGCATATAACCGTAGTCGCACCCAGTGTTTCCACTGATGGCAGTTTCCTGATCAGGGCATGGCGTTTTACCATTCTTCGCACCCCCAGTGCAAGGCACACTGTAACAACAGCAGGAAGAGCCTCAGGAACAGCAGCGACTGCCAGCGCAACGCCCCAGATGAACATTTCTATAGTTCCAAATCCACTTAAGATCCCGAGAATTGATACCACTGCAACAACAACAATGGTAATTATCCCGATCCATGTACCTAACCTGTCAAGTGCTTCCTGCAAAGGCGTTCTTTCTATTTCGATCTTCTCCAGCATCCCTGCGATCCTGCCAAGTTCAGTTTGCATCCCGGTGGCAGTAACAACAGCTTTTCCCCTTCCGATTGAAACCGATGTTCCCATGTAAGCCATATTATTCCTATCAGCTACCGGGAGTTCTTCTTCTAATTTGTCTGCTTTTTTCCGGACAGGAACCGATTCTCCTGTAAGTGGTGCTTCATCCATTTCCAGATTGATAGCTTCAATGAGGCGGGAATCGGCAGGTACCCCGTCGCCCGTATGCAAAAAAATAATATCCCCGGGCACGATCTTTGCTGCGGGTATTATTGATTCCCTGCCGTCCCTTATTACCCGTGCTGTCGGGGCTGCCATCTGCTTTAATGCATCAATCGCATTTTGTGCCCTGTATTCCTGGAAAAAACCAAGGATACCTGAGAGTATGACTATCAGCAAAATTATTACAGAATCTGCGAGTTCACCCAGCAAAGCAGATATGGCCGCTGCTGCCAGCAATATAATAATAAGAAAACTCTTGAACTGGGATAGCAGCATTTCAAGGTATGATACTTTTTTTTCTTGGATAATTTCATTTTGTCCGTATTTATCCAGGCGCGTTGCAGCATCCTGTTCTGTGAGTCCTGCAGTTGAGGTACCCAGTGATCCCATAACCGATTTGATATCCTGTGCATAATATTTATTTAGCGTTAGGTCGGTAGACGTAAAATCCCCCTGATTTCATGACTAAATGAGCGCATCAGATAATAAATTTTGATGTATGCAAAAAAATAAAGGATATGTCAGCATTATCCAGTGCATGGATATATCTGATATATTAAAAAAAGTGAAAAATAACGATTTAAGTCTTGATGAAGCAGAAAAGCAGCTTCGCATCATAAACTTCGAATTATTATCAGATATTGCAAAGGTGGATATTCACCGCGCCAAGAGAGTGGGTATTCCAGAAGCCATAATCGCTGATTGTAAGACCAGCGAAGATGTAGTTTCAATTGCACGGGTCCATTTAAAAAATGAAGGCCGTGCCATAATAACCCGTGCATGTGAGGATAATTATAATTCATTAAAATCATTAGCAAATGAAACGAATTCCAGGATCAGGTGGGAAAAACGTGCAAGAATCGTGATCATAGGAGAATCAATACCCGGAACAGAGGGAAGAATTGGTGTTATTTCTGCCGGTACTGCTGATATCCCTGTTGCAGAAGAGGCTAAAGTAATAGCAGAAGAAATGGGTTGTTCCGTAACTGCAATATATGATGTAGGTGTTGCAGGGATACACAGGCTTTTTCCTGAACTGGCAAAACTCGCAAGAGCTGGAGTGGATGCAGTGGTTGTTGCTGCTGGCCGCGAAGGAACACTTCCTGCAATAGTATCGGGCCTGGTTGACGTTCCGGTGATCGGGGTTCCTGTATCAACCGGGTATGGCGCAGGCGGAAAGGGTGATGCTGCGCTATTATCCATGCTCCAGTCCTGTTCTGTTCTTGCTGTAGTTAATATCGATGCGGGTTTTGTGGCCGGGGCTTTTGCAGCCAGGATCGCAAATCTGGCCGCCAAAAACCGAAAACAGGTATAAACAAATATATAGTATAAAGAACTATCTTAAAGTCTATGGAATTAGACGTCGGCTGGCTGATGATAATTATCGGCCTGGGGCTTCTTATAGTTGAAGCAGCACAACCGGGTTTTTTTGTGGCTGTTCCGGGAACAACGCTAATAGTACTCGGCGTAGTCACTCTTTTAATTCCAGAGGTAGCACAGGATTATGCTCCTGCCATAATAGTTATAACTGCGCTGGTTTCCAGTATCATAACGATCACCTTTTACAGAAAAATAGCGCCGGGACAGAAACCGCAGACAACAAGTATGGATATCCTGGCAGGAAAGAAGGGAGTAGTCGTGAAAACAGTCCATCCCGGATCAATTTCAGGAAAAATCGAGATCGGAAACCAGATATGGAGCGCAACTTCAGATAGCGTAATTGAAACAGGAACGAAAGTAATTGTCATAAACTCAGAAGGAGTTCATGTAAGAGTAAAAGAAGAGTAGAGGAAAAGTAAAGGAGGAGATTAAAAGTGGCATATGAAATGTTTATCGCGATATTTATCGCAGTAGCAATATTGATACTATTTATTTCAGGGGTTGCGATTATACAGCCTTATGAACAGGCGTTATGGGTAGTTCTGGGACAGTACAAGAAACGGTTAAATCCCGGTTTTAACTGGGTGTTTCCACTGATAAGCGATGTCATAAGGCTTGACCTGAGGACCCAGGTCCTTGATGTGCCGCGACAGGAAGTCATCACCAAGGATAACTCGCCCACCAACGTTGACGCAATTGTTTATATAAGGGTAATAGATCCTGAAAAAGCATATTTTGAAGTAGTCAATTATCATGTTGCTGTAGTATCACTTGCGCAGACTACTCTTCGAAGCGTAGTGGGTGACATGGAACTTGATGAGATCCTTTATAATCGTGATTTTATTAATACAAAACTCCGTGATATTCTTGACCATTCCACCGATGCATGGGGTGTTAAAGTAGAAGCTGTAGAGATACGGGAAGTCGATCCTGTCGGCACGGTAAAAGGTGCTATGGAAGAACAGACATCTGCTGAAAGGAAGCGAAGAGCGGCCATTTTACTTGCAGACGGACAGAAGAAAGCCGCGATCCTCCAGGCAGAAGGCTCCAAGCAGGCAAATATCTTGAATGCCGAAGGTGTGAGGCAGTCAAAGATACTCGAAGCTGAAGGTGAAAGGGTTTCACAGATATTGAGGGCACAGGGAGAAGCACAGGGACTGAGGATACTTTCAGTTGGCGCAGTGCCTCTTGATAAGAAAGCCCTGACCGTTCTGACTATGGATATGATGAAAAATGTGGCAAACGGCCAGGCTACAAAGATAATCTTCCCGATGGAGGTCTCAAAGATGATTGACCAGGCTGCAAAATACCTTGGAGCTTCCGAGAAGATCCAGGAAATCGGATCACCGATGGATACGGAAAAGATCGTTGGTACGGCAGATGAAGTGCTTGGAAGGATACCAAGGCCTGAGGAGCTCAGGCAAGAGCTACAGAGCATTGAGAAGGAGATGGCCCGCGAAACTGAAGAGAGTCTGAAACAGGCAGAGAAGATCAAAAGCTCTGATGTGCCTGAGGCTCCAAAGAAGAAAAAACAAGAATAAAACCGAATGGATTTCGACATCAGGAAGGCAATACAGGCAGATTTGAAGGATATCAAAACCATCCTTTCTTTCTATTATCTTGATACGGAAAATGTAGAAAAAAACCTGCCTGAATTCATAGTTGCACAAACGAATGATAAGATAATAGGCTGCGCATGTCTTGATCCGGGGGATATCGTGGAATTGCGCTCCATTGCGATACTTCCATCTTACCGAAACAAGGGTGTGGGTTCAAAACTTGTGGATACAATATTACAACGTGCGCAGGGTTTGACAGATACAATCTATCTTCGTACCACATCACCTGTTTTTTTTGAAAAGAAAGGATTTACAAAGCTTCAAAATAACGAGAAAAAAGTCATCTGGAAAGATTGCGCGCAGTGTGATAAGTATGATATTTGCAGGCAAACCGCCATGAAAAGCGAAAAGAAATATTAATGTAAAAGCCATTAAATACAAAGAGCCTAATGTAGGAACATCATTTTCGGAGGATTTCATTGCAACCTGTTGTAAATATTGGCATCGTAGGACATGTTGACCACGGCAAGACAACTCTTGTCAAGGCACTTTCAGGTGTCTGGACTGACCGGCATAGCGAAGAGATTAAACGAGGCATTTCAATCCGGCTTGGTTATGCGGATATCGTATTAAGGAAATGTCCTGAATGCCCTGAGCCTCAAAGTTTTACTGTCAAAGAAGTATGTGAGATATGCGGTGCAAAAACAAATGTACTTCGCTCAATATCATTTGTGGATTCCCCCGGTCATGAAACATTGATGGCGACAATGTTATCAGGCGCAGCTCTTATGGACGGCGCGCTTCTTGTTATTGCGGCAAATGAAACTTGTCCCCAGCCGCAGACAAAAGAGCATCTAATGGCATTGAATATCCTCGGGATAAAAAACATTATTATTATCCAGAACAAGATCGACATTGTCCCGCGCGAGAAAGTGCTTGAAAATTACAACCAGATAAAGGCTTTCGTGAAAGGTACGGTTGCGGAAAATGCACCGATCATACCGGTTTCTGCCCAGCAGAATGCAAATATCGACCTGGTCATTGAAGCCATTGAAAAATATATTCCTACCCCGGAACATGACCTTAAAAAATCACCTTTAATGTTCGTTGCACGTTCATTCGACATAAACAGGCCTGGGACCCATCCTGAAAATCTAAAAGGAGGCGCTATCGGCGGTTCTTTGAATAGCGGTATTTTCAGGCCAGGTGATGAAATAGAAATGAGACCAGGCAGGAAAGTTGAAACGGGCGGAACTGTCAAATGGGTTCCGATAAAAACTGTTATCACAACCATCCATGCAGGAAATGATGAGATGGAAGAAGCAAGGCCAGGAGGACTCATAGGGATTGGCACTAAACTTGATCCCTCGATAACAAAAAGCGATGCACTTGTGGGGCAGGTCGCAGGCATACCGGGAAAATTGCCTCCGACTATAGAAGGCTTTGTAATGGAAACAAAACTTCTTGAAAGGGTGGTCGGGGTAAGTGATGAATCCACAGTTGAACCAATACGTTCAAATGAACCTTTAATGCTGAATATAGGAACAGCGACGACAATTGGCGTAGTCACAAGCGCAAGGTCTATGGATGCGGAAGTCAGGCTCAAAAGGCCAATTTGCGCAGATAAAGGTTCCCATATCGCGATCAGCAGGCGTGTAGGCGCGCGCTGGAGGCTTATCGGTTCAGGTATTTTGAAAGAATATAAATGAGATCAAAAGTGATCATAGATACAAATGGTTTGATGATCCCGGGACAATTCGGGATAGATATATTTTCCGAATTGCAGCAATTGGGTTTTTTTTCATATATTGTTCCAGGCGCTTCCGTAAAGGAGCTTGAAAAGATTGTGTTGACCGGCCGCGGCAGGGACAGGACTGCTGCCAAAATAGCATTATCTTTATTGGACAGGTGTACCATAATTGACAGGAACGGATATGCAGATGATATTATAATAGACCTGGCAGTTGATATGGACGCGGCAGTTCTTACCAATGATACCGAATTAAAGAAAAGATTATGTAGTAAGGGAGTTACTAATGTGTATCTTCGAGATAGAACTCGTTTAAGTATATAATACCTTTTTAAGAGGATTTAGATGTATAAGAAAATGAGATTAGCAGATACGGTGAGGATTGCACCAGAACTACTTGGCGAACCGGTTGAGCAGGCAGTAAAAATCGCTTTGCGGGAAAAACTTGAAGGACTTGTTGACAAGAGGATGGGTGCGATAGTTGCGGTCAAGGATATTATTGAAGTTGGAGAAGGACATATACTTGCAGGGGATGGAGGAGTATATTATGATGCGGTTTTTGACGCATTGACCTTCATGCCTGAACTCCAGGAGATCATTGAAGGCAGCGTAGTTGAAGTAGTCCAGTTCGGGGTATTTGTAGGAATCGGTCCTCTTGACGGCCTCGTGCATGTAAGCCAGCTGACTGATGAATTCGTTACTTATGATGAGAAAAATTCCCGCCTGATAACAAAGGAATCCGGCCGTTCTGTCACAGAGGGAGACCGCATACGAGCAAGGATAATCGCTGTTAGCCTGAATGAGCGTGAACCCAGGGACAGCAAGATCGGCCTCACCATGCGCCAGCATGCCCTTGGCAAAATGGACTGGATAGAAGAAGCCCGAAAACCAAGGGATGAAACCGAAGATAAAGGAAAGCCTAAGAAGAAGAAAAAAGAAGACTCGCCAAAGCCCGAAAAGCAGGATGAATCAAAACCCGAAGGAGCATAAATGCCGGATAATGTTTGCAGGGAATGCCACAGGATAGTGAAAAAAAGCCAGGTCTGCTCATATTGCAATTCAACGGCTCTTACCAGCGATTGGAGCGGTTATGTAGTAATAATTGACCCCGAAAAATCACAAATTGCAAAAAGACTCGGAGTCAAATTACCCGGTGAATATGCGTTGAAGGTCAGATAACTTGAAAGGATACTGCCTGCCTGTGGAGTTAAGAGATGAACTAAGGCAACTCCATGGAGAGTTATATCCCGGAGACGGGATCGAGACTACAAAAAAAATCATCCATGATCTGAAAAATTGTACTAAAGTAATATCTGTCGGCGATATTGTGACATTCAATCTTCTAAACGCCGGTCTTATTCCCGATATATCATTTGTTGATAATAAGACAAAACGCAGCCCTGTTTCCGATAAAATTACACAGGGAACAAAGCATGGCCACTTCAGTACCATAACTGTGGAAAGCCCGCCTGGAATAATAACGGAAGAACTGTTGCAGGAGATAGAAGCAGCTATGGGATCTGATAAACATATACAGATCGTTGTCAGGGGTGAGGAAGACCTGGCAGCTCTTCCTGCGATTGCCATGGCGCCCATATCATCAGTAATTATATATGGTTTGCCTGACAAAGGGGCGGTAGTTGTCCACGTTACCGAGGACAAGAAGAAAGAAATACAATTATTACTTAATCGAATGAAATATAAGGAGAAAAATAATGGAAATCCAGATTATCAAAGATAAGACAAATCCCTTATTACAGAGACGAGAGATTTCGGTTGCTGTAAAAAATAAAACAACGGCTACGAGAATAGAATTAAAGAATAAACTTGCAGCTCTGCTCAATTCCAAACCGGAACTGATCGTGGTTGAGCATCTCGATACAATATATGGGAAGCAGGAAATGGTAGGGACAGTATCCCTCTACCAGACAGAAGAACGCCTTAAGCAGCTTGCTCACCAGCACCTGATGGCAAGGGATGCGCCAAAGGCAGTTGAAGGACAGCCTGCGGAGGCGGCACCGGTTGCAGCCCCGTCAGAACCTAAACCTGAGGCTAAATAGAGAATAGAGAACAAAGAAACAGAAAGGGATTTCAATGGCAGTAAATAAATTCTATAAAATCAGCGGAAATAAAGCAGAAAAGATAAAACCATCATGCCCAAGATGTGGACCAGGGGTATTTCTTGGTGAACACAAGAACCGCAATTCATGCGGTAAGTGTGGTTATACCGAATTCAAGAAATAATCTTTTTCTTCATTTCTTTTAATTATATTCAATAGTATTTTCTATTGTATTTTCTATTGCATTATTTTTGGAGCTATATGCTAAATTAGATATGCCCATAGTTACAACTCTAAGGATTGATTATGCTAACCCTGAGAGTACAGCACGAACTTGAATTGTTAAAAAGGCACCTCATCATCCTGAAGAAAGTGATAGATAGCGGACCTATCGGAATATTAAAAATATCGATTGAAACAAATATACCTGATCATCTTGTACGATATTCACTGCGTGTTCTTGAGCAGCAGGGTTTGATCACTCCTTCTACACAGGGCGCTGTTGCCACAAAATCTGCTAAAGAGGCATATTCGGAATTCAGGACAGAACTTGAAAAGATCGAAGATACACTTGAGGATATCAAGAGGACCGGATTCGAAGAGTGATGACCGGGGAAAAAAGCGAGGGA
This genomic interval carries:
- a CDS encoding zinc ribbon domain-containing protein, producing the protein MGKILSEEERRHMLEKLESKIVATRFMTLKYITSSINQDKVDFAKMDMELPEFSKSLVRIIEQLAEKDTEEMVKREAAVCLENLKKKLNPALMQDVPMCTACGERVVVSYRFCTKCGVELKGQKWASTYKTCEKCQNAYDPKWNNCSYCGNQLIKKVEVAKICGFCKKTIEPSWLMCPYCGSKVKLIAGQ
- a CDS encoding phenylalanine--tRNA ligase subunit beta; translation: MPVITLYYDDLEELSGLDKDTVIKRIPMMGCDIERIEDDHVDIEFFPNRPDLYSTEGVARAIKGFLDIETGLREFNVSSSGITITKDNEIKNIRPYLACAVVRGMRFNSRSIESLMALQESLHWAVGRNRKKVSIGVHDMGKLTPPFKYIAQDPEFKFTPLDFTEALSMRDILEKHPKGIKFANLLEKFEKFPLILDSNNNVLSFPPIINGELTKVTQGTTDLFIEVTGLDPAVSIALNIVVASLAERGGMIESVLVDGEIETPDISPGIMELKSNEVAELLGFKLTNEEIITSLKKIRYGAQISGNSIRVSVPAYRSDILHNCDLIEDIAIAYGFDKIKPELPSTSTTGRSHQISKSRDMLNEIMTGLGYLQVMPFTLTNERMQFDMMRREKAKGITHILYPISEDHTIVRPAILPNLLEILSINKHRELPQRIYEAGEVVLDCRTYQRLGCVAIHPQANFTEIQAIVDAVLRERRIGYTVAESHDPAFIEGRCADVLINNEKAGVFGEIHPEVISNFGLEHPIIGFELKI
- a CDS encoding calcium-translocating P-type ATPase, SERCA-type; protein product: MGSLGTSTAGLTEQDAATRLDKYGQNEIIQEKKVSYLEMLLSQFKSFLIIILLAAAAISALLGELADSVIILLIVILSGILGFFQEYRAQNAIDALKQMAAPTARVIRDGRESIIPAAKIVPGDIIFLHTGDGVPADSRLIEAINLEMDEAPLTGESVPVRKKADKLEEELPVADRNNMAYMGTSVSIGRGKAVVTATGMQTELGRIAGMLEKIEIERTPLQEALDRLGTWIGIITIVVVAVVSILGILSGFGTIEMFIWGVALAVAAVPEALPAVVTVCLALGVRRMVKRHALIRKLPSVETLGATTVICSDKTGTLTHDEMTVTNIFVDGRMLEVTGAGYEPEGYFLEGNRKIDPEKYNDLKILLLISALCNDSELINENSVWHIKGDPTEGALAVAAVKAGIRKQDIEKTFRRKDEIPFSSERKMMTTICETPDGLYAYSKGAPEIILDSCTRIYHNGSVVDLDSAGKEKIYDTVKIMAKKALRVMAFSYKHLENHPVNNDTEKDMIFAGLAGMIDPPREEVKEAIATCKKAGIKTVMITGDHEITGSAIAKDLGLLEEGEMVLTGVKLDNLDDKELDNIVEKVSVYARVSPAHKMRIIDALKKKGHVVAMTGDGVNDAPALKAADIGISMGITGTAVSRDASDMILTDDNFASIVAAVEEGRNIYKNIKNFVLYGLGCHIGEVLIVLTAMLSWQTMPLIAIQILWINLITDGLPPMALSVEHPDIGLMRQPPRKQDEGIITKRVILYSSGVGALIAMQALFIFKWTLDNSGIVKAQTMVFTLIVISMMFNAFNWRSERLSVFSIGLLSNRTLIYAVASTILLQLLVIYTPSLNGPFNTIPLGITDWGIILILASTTLIFVEAAKSIESYFQFKSDNRMLKPKV
- the larB gene encoding nickel pincer cofactor biosynthesis protein LarB — protein: MDISDILKKVKNNDLSLDEAEKQLRIINFELLSDIAKVDIHRAKRVGIPEAIIADCKTSEDVVSIARVHLKNEGRAIITRACEDNYNSLKSLANETNSRIRWEKRARIVIIGESIPGTEGRIGVISAGTADIPVAEEAKVIAEEMGCSVTAIYDVGVAGIHRLFPELAKLARAGVDAVVVAAGREGTLPAIVSGLVDVPVIGVPVSTGYGAGGKGDAALLSMLQSCSVLAVVNIDAGFVAGAFAARIANLAAKNRKQV
- a CDS encoding NfeD family protein, whose translation is MELDVGWLMIIIGLGLLIVEAAQPGFFVAVPGTTLIVLGVVTLLIPEVAQDYAPAIIVITALVSSIITITFYRKIAPGQKPQTTSMDILAGKKGVVVKTVHPGSISGKIEIGNQIWSATSDSVIETGTKVIVINSEGVHVRVKEE
- a CDS encoding SPFH/Band 7/PHB domain protein, with the protein product MFIAIFIAVAILILFISGVAIIQPYEQALWVVLGQYKKRLNPGFNWVFPLISDVIRLDLRTQVLDVPRQEVITKDNSPTNVDAIVYIRVIDPEKAYFEVVNYHVAVVSLAQTTLRSVVGDMELDEILYNRDFINTKLRDILDHSTDAWGVKVEAVEIREVDPVGTVKGAMEEQTSAERKRRAAILLADGQKKAAILQAEGSKQANILNAEGVRQSKILEAEGERVSQILRAQGEAQGLRILSVGAVPLDKKALTVLTMDMMKNVANGQATKIIFPMEVSKMIDQAAKYLGASEKIQEIGSPMDTEKIVGTADEVLGRIPRPEELRQELQSIEKEMARETEESLKQAEKIKSSDVPEAPKKKKQE
- a CDS encoding GNAT family N-acetyltransferase translates to MDFDIRKAIQADLKDIKTILSFYYLDTENVEKNLPEFIVAQTNDKIIGCACLDPGDIVELRSIAILPSYRNKGVGSKLVDTILQRAQGLTDTIYLRTTSPVFFEKKGFTKLQNNEKKVIWKDCAQCDKYDICRQTAMKSEKKY
- a CDS encoding translation initiation factor IF-2 subunit gamma, which gives rise to MSLQPVVNIGIVGHVDHGKTTLVKALSGVWTDRHSEEIKRGISIRLGYADIVLRKCPECPEPQSFTVKEVCEICGAKTNVLRSISFVDSPGHETLMATMLSGAALMDGALLVIAANETCPQPQTKEHLMALNILGIKNIIIIQNKIDIVPREKVLENYNQIKAFVKGTVAENAPIIPVSAQQNANIDLVIEAIEKYIPTPEHDLKKSPLMFVARSFDINRPGTHPENLKGGAIGGSLNSGIFRPGDEIEMRPGRKVETGGTVKWVPIKTVITTIHAGNDEMEEARPGGLIGIGTKLDPSITKSDALVGQVAGIPGKLPPTIEGFVMETKLLERVVGVSDESTVEPIRSNEPLMLNIGTATTIGVVTSARSMDAEVRLKRPICADKGSHIAISRRVGARWRLIGSGILKEYK